The sequence below is a genomic window from Polaribacter vadi.
AAAATTACCAATTTGATTTCCAGAAATTCCATCAGAATTTTCACAAGTATAAAAATCGCTTATAGTGCCTAAAGAAACGAAACGAGCTGTAACAGTAAAAGAAGTGGTTTCAAAACATCCATTTTGATTTATAACTTTTACAAAAATTCCTTGATTCGGAATTGAATTATTAAAGTTTTCTGGATTTAAAATTCGATTATTATCGTTATTTAGATCTGTCTGGTTTTCATAGAAATACAATGTTTCATCTAAACTGGGATTTGTGATTTTTTGTTTTATAGTATATAAATTAAAAGTTGATAAGCCATCCATGTTATCATCACATTCTACAATTTCTTGATTAGATTTTAAACTTGGCAAAGAATAAACCTCTACTGTTTTGTAAATTGATATTTTTGAATTATTAACAGTTAAAATAGCTTTCACATTATAGTTTCCTGGTGCTGAATATATATGTTTAACATTTATGCCATTTGCAAAGGTTCCATCTCCAAAATCCCAATCGATATTTGTAATGTTTGAATAAGAATCCGCAGAAAAAGAAAACTCATCAACTAAACATTTGTTTTCAGTTATAATTCTTGAAGCAAAATAAGACTGAATAAAATTAGGCAGACCTTTGGAGCTAAAACCAGGACTTACGCTTTGAGAATCATGCGCATAATTAGCACCTTCTCCTACAATTTCAGGATTATTAATAACACCAATTTTAGAAGATGGAATTAAATTACCATCACTATCGTTTTCGGAAAGTGCAGCATATATTTTTCCATTTGGAGCCAATTGCAAAGAACCTGGAGCGTATTTTGAAGATTGGAAAATAATTTTACCAATTGGTGGATAATCAAATCCAGTAAGAGGTTCAGACATTTTATGCTGTAATATGGCATAAGAAAATGATCCTCCAAAAAAAGCAGTAGAAATATATAGCAGTTCAGAACTCTGAGAAAATTCTACCCCAAAAGCTCCAAAACCAGAACCAAAATCAATCTTTAGTCCAATAATATTATTACTTTTTACAATTCCTGTTTCTGAATCAAAATCGAAAACATATACTGTAAAAGCAAAACTAATTACCACAATTTTTTTTGAATCTGGACTAACTTTCATTTGCCCTTTATTTGATCTAAAATCCTCAACTGTGCTGCTTATAGGAGCATTAGAAACTCCTGTTTCATCAATTTTAAAATTCAAAAAAGTATCTACAGTAGCATCTGCATCTATTTTACCAACTGAAATTAGCCAAATAGATTTTCCGTCTTTATGATGTACAGCTGTTAGTCTTTCTGATGTAAATCTTCTTAAATTAATATTTTTATTGATTATTTTTCCTAAAGGGTATGTGTTTGAAATTTCAATTTCAGAATAATGAAGTCCAGCTTGTGGGTCTTGTACACCATCAGAATTTGTGCTTTGATTTTTTGTTGAAAAAACGTAATAAATTAAATCACTATTTGGTTTTGGAATAATAATAGTAGACTGTGTATTATTTTTATCACCAAACAAATTATCACCATTTTCCATAATTTGATGATTTTTGTTCCAAACTGTCTCACCATTTGTGTAAAAAAGTAAATTACCATTAGTATCAGAAATTGATGCAGATCCTTGTGGAGTATTCATTGCACTGTTTTCTAAAACTTTAATTTTACCATCTTTAAAATTAAAAGCAGCATTGTTACCAAAATACCAATTTAAAGTCTCATTTTGAGCGAAAAGCCCCAATGAAAATAAAAGGACTAAAATGGAAACATAATTTTTCATTTTTTTGTTTCTTTAGAATACTATTTCTAATTTTTTTTTAAAGAACTCTATGAAATTTGTTTTTATAATACTATCAATTTCTAATTAAACTAAAATTTCCAGATTGTTTAATAACGTTATCATCTATATCAATAATTTCTGCTTTAAACCAATAATTGTTGGTCATTAATAATTTTCCATTATAGGTTCCATCCCATCCTAGAGAATTAAAATCTGTTATAGATCCTATAATTTTTCCATATCTATCAAAAATATAAACATTTACAGATTTAAAACTTGTAGCTGTTAAACCTTTAATATTCCAAAAATCATTGTTTCCATCTCCATTTGGTGTAAAGAATTTTTTAAAACCAATTACAGAAACGTTTGTTTGTATTGGTTCTTCACAATCATTAAGATCTTTTACATAAACTGTTCTTAAACCAGCTTCAACATTTGTAAATGTAAATGATGTTCCATTTCCAAAAAAGCTTGTATTGTCTAAAGAAAATTCATAATTGCTGTTACCATTAACATTTAATGTAATTGTGTTGTTTCTTTCATCTTCTGTGTTTACATCTATTTGAGAGAAAGTTGCAATATCAGGATTTACAACAGCAAAATCATTTCTAACAGAACACATTAAACCATTTTCAGATTTATATACTGTTAACGAGTATTCTCCAATGGAACTTAAAATAAAATCTTTATTTATACTTACAATAGTTTCACTACTATCTCTCCATTCAAAACGATTGTTAGCAGCATCTGCACTAATAATAACGGGTGGTTTTAAACTTGGATTGTAACAAATTGTATAAGAGTCTTGTAAATTTATGTTAAGGCTAGTGTTTACAGTTAAATTTATGGGTTCTATACCTCCACAACCTGAATTATTATCAATTCTTAAATATATTATTGTTGTTGTAGATGTAAAGTTTAATGGTAATTCATTTTTTGTTGTTAAAGCATCTGTCAGATTTTTATAAAATCTCAACTTCGATGCTCGAGTAACATTAAACATAGATCTTATTTCTAATTCTTTTATCTTTAAATCGAACAAACCTTCTGAATTATTCAGAATATCATCAGAATTTTCACAAACAAACATTGGAGGAATGTTTCCTAGATCTACATAAGTGGTTCTAATAAAAAAATTACTAACATTTACACAACCATTTTCACTTATAGCTCTTATAAAGAGTTCTTGAGGATTGCTTTCGTTTTCAAAATTCTCAGGATTTGGAATTCTATCAATATCATTTTGAGCATTTGCTAACGATTTATAAAAATATAGTTCGTGTTCGAGACTTGGATTTGTTATTTTTTCTTCAATATCAAACAAATCAAAAATATCAACTCCATCATTGCTAATGTCACATTGCTCAAGCGTTTGATTTGGTTTTAACTCAGGAAGAGGAAAAACTATTATATTTTTATAAACAGAATTTACTGTATTATTTATAGTAATATCTGCTTTTACTAAATAACTTCCAGCTGTTAAATATTGATGACTAGGTTTCATTTGATTAGAAGTATTACCATCACCAAAATCCCACAAAATATTTGTTACAGGTGCATAAGCATCAATTTCGAAATTAAAAGTATCGAAAACACATTTGTTTTCAGTAATAATTCTATTTCTTAAATACGATTGAATAAAATTTGGTAATCCTTTAAAAGATGCTCCAGTTTGTAAATCTTCGGATAAATGATTAATTGTTGGGTTTAAGTCTTCAGGATTTTCAATAATTGTAATTTGTGTTGAGGAAGAAATAGAGTTTTCATTTTGAACATAAGTAGATACATAAATCTTTCCATTGCTACCTAATTGTAAACTACCAAAATAAACTTCTGAAGATCTAAATAATTGTTTTTTTGGATTAAAAAGAGGGTCAGTTGGAAAAGGGTTTTCTAATAAAAATTGATTAATACTGCTATAACTAAGAGGAATAACATCTGCAGTGTAGTATAGTATTTTAGAATCTTGAGAAAACTCTAATCCATAAGCAGATTTAGGATTAAAAAGAGCAGTGGTTGTAAATATTTTTTCTCTTAAAATAATTTCTCCTGTTTCATTATTAAAATAGTACAAATCAATATTTGTGTTTCCATAATCTGCAACAGCTACGTGTTTTCCATCAGGAGAAACTTTCATAGCACCAATTTTAGATGTTGTTTCTTCTTGAGCTGTAACTATGGGTGCATTTAATCCTGTTTCATCAATTTTATATAGTGTAAAAGTATTTATAGGTGTGCCTTCAATTCTTGCAATTGGTCCAAAAACAATAAGCCAAATAGATTTTCCATCTGCATGATGAACTGCTGTTATTTTCTCTGATGCAGAATCTCTAATAGCCTGAAATTTATATAAAACTCTACCTAAAGGATATTGGCTTGTAATTTCAACTTCAGATAAGAAAATTCCTTCAGATACAATAGGATTTGTAGAAGATGTTGTTTTGGTTGTAAAAATATAAAAACGTTCATCTGAACCAGGTTTGGGAATAATAATAGAAGTTTGGGTGTTTTCGATAGTTGTTGCTAAACCATCACCATTTTCCATTATTTCGTGGTTTTTATTAAAAACTGTTTTTCCATTTGTGTAAAAAAGTAAATTTCCTTCTCTATCAGAAATTGAAGAGCAACCTGCAGGAGTATTCATTTCTCCATCAGTTAGAATATTAGTTCTTGGATTTTTAAAGTTGATGCCAGCTCTATTTCCAAAATACCAATTATCAGCTTCTCTTTGAGCATTAATACTTAGAGATATCAGTATAAAAAAGAAGACGACAAAAGTTTTCATAATTTATTGTTTCCTCAAAAGTGAAAAGTTTCCTTTTTTATTGATGGTTGGTTTTGTGGTATCAGCAGGAATTAATGTAATATTGAACCAATAATCATCAGATGGTAATAATTTACCTTGATACATTCCATTCCAACCTTGGCTATCTATTGGTTCTTGTGCTACTAATTTTCCATATCTGTTAAAAATATTGATGCTCACATTTGGATAAAAATCTTTGTTAGCGCCTTTTACAATCCAAGTGTCGTTTTTTCCATCACCATTTGGTGTAAAGAATTTAGGAAACTGAATTACAGAAACTAACAACATTTCATCTGGTGCACAACCATTTTTATCGTTTACAATTATTTGATACACACCACCTTCTAAGTTTTCAAAAAGCGGTTCATCTTGAAAACCGATGATTGGAATTCTTGAATTATCATCTGTATTAATAACTGCAAACTGATAGTCTCCAGGACCTAAATTGTTTGTAATTGTATCTATTGAAATCGATAAATTATCTTCACTACCAATGTTATTGCCTTCATCTATAATTGTAATAAAACTGCGCTCTAAAATAGCTGGATTGGATTCGTTAACAACAATATTTTCTGTTCTTTCACACAAAGTACCATCAGTAGTAGTTGCAGTAACTGTATAGGTTCCACCACTTGTAATGTTTATATTATCTCTAGAAACTGTGTTTAGAACAGTTCCATTTTCATCTTGCCAAATGTAAGTGTAGACATCTCTTGCATTTTCTGCAGCAATGTTTAAAGGCAAATCATTTAAACATAAAATTTGAGGTGTTGTCACTGTAAAATCGGGTAATGTGTTGATGATAACATCAAAAGTGGCATCATCATTAACACAAAGCGTATTTTTATTTTCAATACGAACAAAAATAGTTTCTGTAGTATTTGTATTTTGATAAGGAGAAATAATGGCATCAGTTCCAGCACTTGCATCTGCTTGCGAGTTATGGAAAGTAACATTAAAATCGTTTGGACTTTGAGTTGCTCCTAAAATTTCAGTTATTTTACTATCTAAATCGATATTTTGAATAATTCCATTGGCATCATCACCATCTAAAGCATTATCACAATAGGCTAAATTGGTTGGTACCTCAAAAACGGGTTCAGGGTTTACAATTACATCAAAATTAGAAATTCCGTTTGCACATTGTGTATCATCATTAAAAATACGCACAAAAATTGTTTCTCTATTTGGAGTGCTATTTGAATATGGAGAACTTAAAGGATTATCTCCATTTCTAGCTTCAGCCAAAGATCTATGATACGTAACTGTATGCGTATTTGGGTCTTGAGTGCCTAAAATACCAGCAGTTTGAGAATTTAAATCAATAGATTGTGAAAAACCATTTCTTGCAGAACCATCGGAATTTTCATCACAAATTTCTAAATCATCAACAAAATTGGCAATTGGAATAGGATTTACAACCACATTAAACGAAGTATGATCTGTAAAACAAGCAGTTGCGTTATTAATAACTCTCACAAAAATTGGTTGCGAATCACGAGTTGTATTTGCAAAAGGTGATGTTTGAGCATTATCTCCAGTATTGGCATCAGCTGCAGAAAGGTGATAGGTTACTGTAAAATCAGCAGGGTTTTGCCCATTTAAAATACCAGCAGTTTGGGATTCTAAATCAAAAGATTGTACAATTCCATTGGTTTCATCACCATCAATGGCATTATCACAAAGTTCTAAATCTGGAACATTTTCAGCTTTAGGAACTGTATTTGTTTTTAAATATAATTCACCAGTTCCAGAACAGTTATTGTTGTTTTTATTGGTGATTTTAAAATAAATAGTTTGTCTTGTAACATCTGAAGGAAAATTGATGTTTCTGTAATTTCCAATGTCAGGAATTTCATTTACAACAGCAGTTCTATCTGCTCTAGTTTCAAAATAAGAGATTTCTAAATCTGGTTGTAAAAGAGGAGGGAAGAATGCTAAAATTTCAGCATTAGCTTCCCTAAAATCGAAGTTTGTAATTCCATCAGTATCATTATTTGCAGGACCATTTGTGCCATCAGTTTGTAAAAAATCGTCACAAACAGCATCAAATTCTTTGTTGTAAGCCACATCTGCAGCAGCTTCTACTTCTAAATTTATTTTAGAAATTCGGTAACAATCTTCAGAGGAAATAGTTCTTACCCAAGCTTCTCCATTTTGATTTACAGGATAACGTAATTCATCTGTAACCAAAGGAGTTCCTGCAATTGCATCTGCTTCAGTAGCAAAATATTGGAAAGTTTCATTGGCAGAATTTGTAGAAATACTAATTTCTGCTTCTGTAAGATTTACAGTCGATATTCTGTCTAAATCATCATCACATTGCAATAAATCTACTTCTGCAGTTACAATTGGTAAAGGATCAACAACTAGTTCTAAAGTTGCATCTGCATCATAACAATCAGTATTGTCTTTATTTTCTACTCTTACATAAACTGTTTGAGAGTTCGTAACAGAATAGTTCGCATTTTTATCTATAATTGTTGTAGCATCATTTATATCTGCACCAATTTTAGTTGTGTGATATGTAATATTATATTGATTATGATCTAAAGTTCCATAAATTTCAGAATGTTTTGTGTTTAACAGAAATGTATTTACAACACCATCAGTATCTGAACCACTTTCTAAATCATCACAAATTCTATAAGGTTCTGGTTGTGTAGGAATTGGTAAATCTGTAACAGCTAAAGTAAAATTTGTAATTTCAAAACAAGCATCGATAGCTTTTTTGTTGTGCACTCTAGCAAATATTGTCTCAGAACTAAAAGCTGTAGGGTTTGTATATACTTTTGGTAAAGCCTCTGAATTGGATAAAGCATTTGCTTTAGAAGTAAAATAAAGTACTTCAAAAGTATCAGGATCTAAACCATTCAAAATTTCATTGTTTTTAAGAGTCTCTAAATCAAAAGAGTTAAAACCATCTCTGTCAGTATCACAAAAAACAATATTTGCAGGTTGTGTAGCAACTGCAGCATCAAAAACTTCTATGTTAAAGGCTCCATTATATTCTATATTATTTCCACAGTTATCTTCTAAAGTAATTTTTAATGTATAATTTCCTGTATTTGCTACCTTTTGTAGATTGGTTAAAATTAAATTCGGATCTGTAGAAATCTCTTCTGCACGAACACCATCACTATAAGTCCAGCTATACGTTTTATTGACTCCTTCAACTTCTTGAGAAAGTATAGTTTTATCTTCACCTACACAAAATTTTAAATTTTGATTATTTAAAGAAGCATTGGTTACAGCATCTGTAATTTCAATCTCAAGAAAGAAAGATTGTATAAAAGGAGGTAATCCTTCTGTAGAGATTCTGGTATTTAAAAAAAGACCATTTTCTTCGAAACCAATTTCATTAGTAGTTCTATCACTAAAATCGTTTTCAGGATAATTAATAACTCCTAAATAATTTTGGCGACTTCTAGCATAATAAATTTTTCCATTTGCAGCTAACTGAAGAGCTCCTCTATAACCAGCACTTGTATCGTAAATCAATTTTGCACTTGCATTTATGTCAGAAATATTTCTAGAATCTAAACTAAACTGCCAAATAGATGAATATTGAGGAGAGTTTCTGTTGCCATTATTGTCTAATTGACTATGTACACCTGTTGAAATGTATAATTTTTTACTATCTCTAGAAAATTCGACACCATAACCATTACCAATGTTATTTCTTATAGAGCCACCATTTGTAATTTTTCCATTTAATGCATTAAAATCAAAAATATATGTTCCAGAATTGGCACTTGCATTTACAAGCGTTTTACCATCAGGAGATATTTTTAAATAACCTCTTAAATTGTCTAAATTATTGTTATGATTAGAAGTTATAGGAGAGTTTACTACACCATTTTTATCAATGAGATAAGCGTAAAAATTATTTCTATCAGAAGTTATTACCCAAAATGTATTACAATCACTACCTCTAACAGCCGTAATTTTTTCTCTAGATAAACCAGACGAAATTAATGGAGTGTTTTTCGTAGTAACTGCTCCTAAACCATTATTAAGTCTCATATCTACTATGGAAAAAGCAACTCCATTTCCATCAGTATCAAGTGTTTGTTGATTTCCAACAGTAAAAATATAGTAAATATTATTGTCTAAGGGTTTTGGAACAATTATAGCAGATTGTGCACTTGAAGAGTTTCCTAATAATCCAGTACCACTCATCATAACTCCATCATTCCTATCATAAACAATTGAACCATCTGTGTAAAATTGTAATTCGCCATTTGCATTTGAAATAGAAGCAGAACCTTCATCAGTAGAAAGTCCTCCATTTAGAAAATTGGGTGGGTTTGTGGTAAAATCTAAACCAGCATTTTCACCAAAAAACCAATAGTTAGCTTCTTTTTGAGAAAATATATTTAATGTAAAAAAAATGATTAAAACTAGAAATAATTTCTTCATTTAATATTGTTTGAATAATTTATGTCAAATATATTTAAAAAGGTTAAGAAGTTAGGGTTTTTAACATTCTTAAATAAAGCAATAATTTAAAGATTTTTCAAAAGACTGTAACAAATACTAAATTTATGCTACATATATATAAAATTATATTTCTTATCCTAAAAAAAAATAACGAAATTGCTTGTCTAAAAATTGTTCAACCTTAAAAACTAAAAATATGTCTGATGATTTTGATTTGTTAGAAACGAACTCTAACCAAAAAACTGAAAAAGTAGAAGTAAACTGGGGTAAAGCTGTAGATTCCATGAAATCTAAATTGGCACAAGAGGAAGATCCAGAAAAACGCCAAAAAATTCTAAATGCTACATTAGATGATGTTGTGCAGATGGCCGAAAAAGATAGAACTACACTTTTAGACGCTATAAAAGATCTAACAGATTATCAAGATGAAGTGGGCATTATGTTCGAGAAATTTTCGTCATTAAATCCTGCTGAACAAAAAGTAATCGATGATGCTCAGAAAGAATTAGAGAGAGCTAGAATAGAATTAGAAGACGCTCAAAACAAACCAGACACTTGGTGGAATAATTTGTGGGGAAGGAAATCTAAAATCAAAAAAGAAGAGCAGGAATTTGCAGAAGCAGAAAAAACACGATCAGGAGCAGACAATAAAGCAAAAGCATTATTTCAACAAAGAATAGAAAGTGCAGATATACAAACACTTTTAGGTGAATTATCTTTTAAATCTCAAGCTGCTGTAAATCGATTAAAAAACAGAGAAGTTGAAATTAAAGAAGTTGAAGAAAAGTTGAAAATGGCAATTGTAGAAGCTTCTAAAAATCATACAAAAGCATTAGAAAAGAAAAAAGAAACTGAAGATAAATTAGAAGAGCAATATGCTTTGTTAAAACAATCTCGCCAAGAATTAGATGAAATTGCAGACAAACAATCCACAGCATATTCAGAGGCAATTGGAAAAGTAACCACAATTGAGCAAAAAGTTGAGGAATTAGAAGGTTTAAAAAATGCTTACACAACGTTGGCTGCAAGTAAAGATAGTTTTGTGCATAAACACAATTTAACGATTAAAGTTTTAACTTCTTTACGTTCAAATTTGCAAACTCATAGAGCAAAACTAAAGTCAGATACAGAAGAGCGTTTAAAATATTATGATGGTTATGTTGTGGCTTTAAAAGCAAGAACAGATCAAGAATTTGCAGCAATTTTGGAGCATTTAGGAGTAAAAACAGATGAGCATATTGGAGCTACTTTAGCATCTATGCACTCTGCAAGTGCAAGAGCTCGTCAAGAAATGATGGATAATATTCCTGTTCACGAAAAAGTTATGAATGGGGTTTATAGTACGTATGCAGAGGCTTTACAGGAAATTAGAGAAAAGGATTCTGACATACAAAAGAATTTTGCAGACAGATATGGAATTGATATGAAAGAGATTTTTGAGGACTATTATAAAGCAGATAAGGAAGCTTCAAATTTAGATGTGGATAAAACTCCAGAAACTCCAAAGAAAGATATTTCTAATGACGATATGTTAAGCTAATCTTTCTGTAAAGATGTAATAATTCAAGTTATATGTTTATTAAAACTATATAATTTTTAGGGCGTTTCCCTGATGAAAAATCAGGGTCAGGCTTTCCATTATATCTTTTTTCAGAAAAGAAAAAAGGATGTCATTTCAATCCTTAACGCAACAGCATTTTTGAAAATGTATTTATTTTTTAAAGTTACAGATGTTATTTGATTTTTATATTTATAAAATATAAATATAAAATATAATTATTTGTTATATTTGTATAAAATTAATTTAAAATGGCAACATTCACATCTTCGTTACCTGATAGTTTATTAGATAAATTATCAGTTTTAGCAAAAGAATTAAAACTTCCTAAAAATAGGCTTATAGAAAATGCTTTAGAGTTATACTTAGAGCAAATAGAAAAAGCGAGTTATATAAAATCGTATAAACAAGCTGCTACAGATGAAGATATTTTAAAAGTTGCAGAAGAAGGGGTGCAAGAATACTTTACTGCTATCAATGATACAGAAACTAACTAATGAAGCAAGGCGAAATTTGGGAATTGTATTTAAATCCTACAAAAGGCAGTGAGCAAAATGGAAGAAGACCTGCTGTAATTATTAGTGGCGATATGTTAAACAAATATTTACAAGTGGTAATTGTTTGTCCGTTAACAACGAGCATCAAAAATTACAAAGGAAATTTAATTTTAAAACCAAATGCAAAAAATGGTTTATCTAAAATTTCTGAAGTTTTAACCTTTCACGTTCGTTCGGTTTCTAAAACAAGATTGGAGCAAAAAATTGGTGAGATTCCGTTAAAAGATATTGAAGTTATCAAAAAAACCTTAAATGATATTTTGAAGTATTAAATATGATTACAACTCCATTAGATTCTGCTATTTTAAACTCTAAAGAGCAATACATTTTTTACCATAAAATGGTCGATTTTGCTCTGAAAGAAATTATTGTGAGCATGCAACAAAAGAATTTGTGTACACAACAAGAATTAATTTTCTTCAAACAATATTCAGATTTATTGTTGTATTCTATTGAGGCAATGCGTATTAAATATATGTATGATGAAGAAGATAATATGAAAGTAGATTTAACAGACTCTGGTTTTCCTAATTATTTGGAGTTTCGATTTCTGTTTAATGATTTAGAGTTAAGAGAACAGCATTTAGACAAATTAGTGGATACAGATGCTTTAAAAGAACAATTTTTAGATACACTTTTACGTAAAAAAGAATCAATTA
It includes:
- a CDS encoding type II toxin-antitoxin system PemK/MazF family toxin; protein product: MKQGEIWELYLNPTKGSEQNGRRPAVIISGDMLNKYLQVVIVCPLTTSIKNYKGNLILKPNAKNGLSKISEVLTFHVRSVSKTRLEQKIGEIPLKDIEVIKKTLNDILKY